GGGCCAGTTCGACCTGCAATCGCCCTTCGGCAGTGGCCGCACGTTCGCCGAAAATTTCGAGGATCAGTCCGGTGCGGTCGATGACCTTCCGGCCGAGCTTCTCTTCCAGGTTACGTTGTTGGATGGGGCTCAGTGCCCCGTCCACGACGACCAGCTCCGCCTCGTTCAATTCGCAATCGGTCGCGATACGCTCGACCTGGCCCGAACCGAACAGCGTATTCGGTTTGACGTCGCGCACCGGGAGGACGTAGCTTTCGGCAATTACCAAGCCGATCGCCAGTGCAAGTCCGCACGCTTCCGCCAGTCTGCCGTCCGCATCCAGATCGTATCTGACGGAGCGGATATCGGGGCAGACGACAAGCGTCCGCCCGCCCCGCACAACCTCTTCGCGTTCGTCGTCAAGAAAGCTCAGCTGTCGTCGCCTTCGAAATCGTCGGACAGGTCGACAGCCTCAGCCGGCTGAACCGTCGATACGGCGTGCTTGTAGGCGAGCTGAACAAAGCCATCGCGCTCCAGAAGCACGCAGAACAGGTCATAGGCCGCGATGCGGCCCTGCAGCATGACGCCGTTGACGAGGAACATGGTCACCTGCACCTCCGCCTCGCTGACCTTGGCGAGGAATACATCCTGCAGCAGGCGCTGTTTCCGGTTGCCGGCCTGGCTCGCAAACTGGCCCGCGTCCATGGGGGAACCGGGCATGATGGTGCTGATGGCATGCTTGTAGACCAGTTGCGACTGCCCATCGCGCCGAAGCAGCATCGAAAAATTATCGAACCATGTGACAATACCCTGAAGTTTCACGCCTTTTACGAGAAAGACGGTGACCGGGGTCTTGGTCCGGCGCAGCTGGTTCAGGAAAGCGTCCTGCAGATTGCCCGACTTCGTTTCGGCGGGGGGTGAATCTTTTTTCACGCGC
This is a stretch of genomic DNA from Erythrobacteraceae bacterium WH01K. It encodes these proteins:
- the hfq gene encoding RNA chaperone Hfq, with product MSDGRTLSARPRVKKDSPPAETKSGNLQDAFLNQLRRTKTPVTVFLVKGVKLQGIVTWFDNFSMLLRRDGQSQLVYKHAISTIMPGSPMDAGQFASQAGNRKQRLLQDVFLAKVSEAEVQVTMFLVNGVMLQGRIAAYDLFCVLLERDGFVQLAYKHAVSTVQPAEAVDLSDDFEGDDS